One stretch of Eupeodes corollae chromosome 2, idEupCoro1.1, whole genome shotgun sequence DNA includes these proteins:
- the LOC129944618 gene encoding ecotropic viral integration site 5 ortholog isoform X1, with translation MTLTTATQQESSKKMEVKSPENLPTSEMDLLAKLEAANKLIESDAKSLNSLHSTHSRKNSDTSQISINSSGNSVAEEDVWTTWATILNDWEGSLKKKTPCVRELVRRGIPHHFRPIVWQLLCGASEVDKKQYAEYIKATSACEKVIRRDIARTYPEHDFFKEKDGLGQEALFNVMKAYSLHDREVGYCQGSGFIVGLLLMQMPEEEAFAVLVQIMQQHRMRDMFKPSMSELGLCMYQLESLVQEQIPEMHIHFQQQAFQTTMYASSWFLTLYTTALNLNLSCRVMDVFLSEGMEFIFKVALALLTLGKETLLCLDMEAMLKFFQKELPGKVEADPETFFNLAYSMKINTKRMKKMEKEYSDLKKKEQEEMVELRRLRRENRLLKQRNELLEAESAELADKLVRGQVSRAEEEETSFAIQTELLQLRRNFLEVSHQLENANEEVRGLSLRLQENNVSIDSNNSRQNSIDELCMKEEALKQRDEMVSCLLEELVKVRQGLAESEDTIRNLKSKIEEIEDENQKLREITPDNSVAHLQDELIASKLREAEASLSLKDLKQRVQELSSQWQRQLQEHKAEHSTPPVDSTPKKLLTNFWDSTTKSHEMQKLEEDLMTTRIREMETLTELKELRLKVMELETQVQVSTNQLRRQDDEKKKLKEELELSTNREKDLASKAREQQHRYSDLESRMKDELMNVKIKFTEQSQTVAELKQEISRLETKNSEMLAEGELRSNLDESDKVRDLQDRLADLKAELTAIKSRGKFPAAKLRSSSIQSIESTDIDFNELNMRRESTEFTS, from the exons ATGACCTTAACAACTGCTACTCAGCAAGAAAGTAGCAAAAAAATGGAAGTCAAAAGCCCCGAGAACTTACCCACCTCTGAAATGGATCTCCTTGCAAAATTAGAAGCTGCAAATAAACTTATCGAAAGTGATGCCAAAAGTTTAAATTCCTTACATTCTACGCATAGTCGCAAAAATTCCGATACAAGTCAAATAAGTATTAATTcaa GTGGAAATTCAGTTGCCGAAGAAGATGTATGGACTACATGGGCAACTATACTCAATGATTGGGAGGGAAGTCTTAAGAAAAAGACACCCTGCGTTCGAGAATTAGTTCGTCGTGGAATTCCACATCATTTTCGGCCAATTGTATGGCAACTATTGTGCGGTGCGAGTGAAGTTGATAAAAAGCAATATGCTGAGTATATTAAAGCAACATCAGCATGTGAGAAAGTGATCAGGCGGGATATTGCACGAACTTATCCCGAACATGATTTCTTCAAGGAGAAAGATGGCCTTGGACAGGAGGCTCTTTTTAACGTAATGAAAGCGTATTCACTGCATGATCGTGAAGTTGGCTATTGTCAAGGATCTGGATTTATTGTTGGATTGTTACTTATGCAG ATGCCCGAAGAAGAAGCATTTGCCGTTTTAGTTCAAATAATGCAACAGCATCGCATGCGTGACATGTTCAAGCCATCGATGTCTGAATTGGGACTTTGCATGTACCAATTAGAGAGTTTGGTACAAGAACAAATACCAGAAATGCATATTCATTTTCAGCAACAAGCATTCCAAACCACAATGTACGCATCAAGTTGGTTCCTCACTCTTTACACAACAGCACTGAACTTGAATTTAAGTTGCCGTGTGATGGATGTTTTCCTAAGCGAAggaatggaatttatttttaaagtagctCTAGCCTTGCTAACGTTAGGAAAAGAAACGCTTTTATGTTTGGATATGGAAGCAATGCTTAAA tttttccaaaaagaacTTCCTGGTAAGGTCGAAGCTGATCCGGAAACATTCTTTAATCTAGCGTATTCCATGAAGATCAATACAAAACGaatgaaaaaaatggaaaaagaatACTCTGACTTGAAGAAGAAAGAACAAGAAGAAATGGTTGAACTTCGACGGCTGCGACGTGAAAATCGTTTGCTTAAACAACGAAATGAATTACTTGAAGCTGAAAGTGCTGAATTGGCGGATAAACTTGTTCGAGGACAAGTATCACGTGCCGAGGAAGAAGAAACTAG TTTTGCTATCCAAACTGAACTACTTCAGTTGCGTCGAAATTTTCTCGAAGTTTCACATCAGTTGGAGAATGCTAATGAAGAAGTTCGTGGTTTAAGTTTGAGACTTCAGGAAAAC AATGTCTCCATTGATAGT AACAATTCCCGTCAAAATTCTATCGATGAACTTTGCATGAAAGAAGAAGCACTCAAACAACGCGATGAAATGGTATCTTGTCTTTTAGAAGAATTAGTCAAGGTACGTCAGGGTCTAGCCGAAAGTGAGGATACCATAcgtaatttaaaatcaaaaatcgaagaaatagaagacgaaaatcaaaaacttCGCGAAATAACTCCCGATAATTCTGTGGCGCATTTGCAAGATGAATTAATTGCAAGTAAATTGCGTGAAGCCGAAGCTAGTTTATCACTTAAGGATCTTAAACAACGTGTACAAGAACTGAGCTCGCAATGGCAACGGCAATTGCAAGAGCATAAAGCTGAACATAGTACACCACCAGTCGATTCGACACCAAAGAAACTACTCACAAATTTCTGGGATTCTACAACCAAATCGCATGAAATGCAAAAACTAGAAGAAGATCTTATGACTACCAGAATAAGAGAAATGGAAACTCTAACTGAACTTAAAGAGTTACGTTTAAAG GTAATGGAACTAGAAACTCAGGTGCAAGTTTCAACAAATCAACTTCGTCGACAAGACGATGAGAAAAAGAAACTCAAAGAAGAACTCGAACTATCTACGAATCGCGAGAAAGATTTGGCAAGCAAGGCTCGTGAACAACAACATAG ATATTCGGATTTGGAATCTCGCATGAAGGACGAACTTATGAATGTGAAAATCAAATTCACAGAGCAAAGCCAAACTGTTGCCGAGCTAAAGCAGGAAATATCTCGTCTAGAGACCAAg AACTCTGAAATGCTGGCTGAAGGGGAACTACGCTCTAATCTCGACGAATCGGATAAAGTTCGTGATCTGCAGGACAGATTAGCTGATCTCAAAGCAGAG
- the LOC129944618 gene encoding ecotropic viral integration site 5 ortholog isoform X2: MTLTTATQQESSKKMEVKSPENLPTSEMDLLAKLEAANKLIESDAKSLNSLHSTHSRKNSDTSQISINSSGNSVAEEDVWTTWATILNDWEGSLKKKTPCVRELVRRGIPHHFRPIVWQLLCGASEVDKKQYAEYIKATSACEKVIRRDIARTYPEHDFFKEKDGLGQEALFNVMKAYSLHDREVGYCQGSGFIVGLLLMQMPEEEAFAVLVQIMQQHRMRDMFKPSMSELGLCMYQLESLVQEQIPEMHIHFQQQAFQTTMYASSWFLTLYTTALNLNLSCRVMDVFLSEGMEFIFKVALALLTLGKETLLCLDMEAMLKFFQKELPGKVEADPETFFNLAYSMKINTKRMKKMEKEYSDLKKKEQEEMVELRRLRRENRLLKQRNELLEAESAELADKLVRGQVSRAEEEETSFAIQTELLQLRRNFLEVSHQLENANEEVRGLSLRLQENNNSRQNSIDELCMKEEALKQRDEMVSCLLEELVKVRQGLAESEDTIRNLKSKIEEIEDENQKLREITPDNSVAHLQDELIASKLREAEASLSLKDLKQRVQELSSQWQRQLQEHKAEHSTPPVDSTPKKLLTNFWDSTTKSHEMQKLEEDLMTTRIREMETLTELKELRLKVMELETQVQVSTNQLRRQDDEKKKLKEELELSTNREKDLASKAREQQHRYSDLESRMKDELMNVKIKFTEQSQTVAELKQEISRLETKNSEMLAEGELRSNLDESDKVRDLQDRLADLKAELTAIKSRGKFPAAKLRSSSIQSIESTDIDFNELNMRRESTEFTS; this comes from the exons ATGACCTTAACAACTGCTACTCAGCAAGAAAGTAGCAAAAAAATGGAAGTCAAAAGCCCCGAGAACTTACCCACCTCTGAAATGGATCTCCTTGCAAAATTAGAAGCTGCAAATAAACTTATCGAAAGTGATGCCAAAAGTTTAAATTCCTTACATTCTACGCATAGTCGCAAAAATTCCGATACAAGTCAAATAAGTATTAATTcaa GTGGAAATTCAGTTGCCGAAGAAGATGTATGGACTACATGGGCAACTATACTCAATGATTGGGAGGGAAGTCTTAAGAAAAAGACACCCTGCGTTCGAGAATTAGTTCGTCGTGGAATTCCACATCATTTTCGGCCAATTGTATGGCAACTATTGTGCGGTGCGAGTGAAGTTGATAAAAAGCAATATGCTGAGTATATTAAAGCAACATCAGCATGTGAGAAAGTGATCAGGCGGGATATTGCACGAACTTATCCCGAACATGATTTCTTCAAGGAGAAAGATGGCCTTGGACAGGAGGCTCTTTTTAACGTAATGAAAGCGTATTCACTGCATGATCGTGAAGTTGGCTATTGTCAAGGATCTGGATTTATTGTTGGATTGTTACTTATGCAG ATGCCCGAAGAAGAAGCATTTGCCGTTTTAGTTCAAATAATGCAACAGCATCGCATGCGTGACATGTTCAAGCCATCGATGTCTGAATTGGGACTTTGCATGTACCAATTAGAGAGTTTGGTACAAGAACAAATACCAGAAATGCATATTCATTTTCAGCAACAAGCATTCCAAACCACAATGTACGCATCAAGTTGGTTCCTCACTCTTTACACAACAGCACTGAACTTGAATTTAAGTTGCCGTGTGATGGATGTTTTCCTAAGCGAAggaatggaatttatttttaaagtagctCTAGCCTTGCTAACGTTAGGAAAAGAAACGCTTTTATGTTTGGATATGGAAGCAATGCTTAAA tttttccaaaaagaacTTCCTGGTAAGGTCGAAGCTGATCCGGAAACATTCTTTAATCTAGCGTATTCCATGAAGATCAATACAAAACGaatgaaaaaaatggaaaaagaatACTCTGACTTGAAGAAGAAAGAACAAGAAGAAATGGTTGAACTTCGACGGCTGCGACGTGAAAATCGTTTGCTTAAACAACGAAATGAATTACTTGAAGCTGAAAGTGCTGAATTGGCGGATAAACTTGTTCGAGGACAAGTATCACGTGCCGAGGAAGAAGAAACTAG TTTTGCTATCCAAACTGAACTACTTCAGTTGCGTCGAAATTTTCTCGAAGTTTCACATCAGTTGGAGAATGCTAATGAAGAAGTTCGTGGTTTAAGTTTGAGACTTCAGGAAAAC AACAATTCCCGTCAAAATTCTATCGATGAACTTTGCATGAAAGAAGAAGCACTCAAACAACGCGATGAAATGGTATCTTGTCTTTTAGAAGAATTAGTCAAGGTACGTCAGGGTCTAGCCGAAAGTGAGGATACCATAcgtaatttaaaatcaaaaatcgaagaaatagaagacgaaaatcaaaaacttCGCGAAATAACTCCCGATAATTCTGTGGCGCATTTGCAAGATGAATTAATTGCAAGTAAATTGCGTGAAGCCGAAGCTAGTTTATCACTTAAGGATCTTAAACAACGTGTACAAGAACTGAGCTCGCAATGGCAACGGCAATTGCAAGAGCATAAAGCTGAACATAGTACACCACCAGTCGATTCGACACCAAAGAAACTACTCACAAATTTCTGGGATTCTACAACCAAATCGCATGAAATGCAAAAACTAGAAGAAGATCTTATGACTACCAGAATAAGAGAAATGGAAACTCTAACTGAACTTAAAGAGTTACGTTTAAAG GTAATGGAACTAGAAACTCAGGTGCAAGTTTCAACAAATCAACTTCGTCGACAAGACGATGAGAAAAAGAAACTCAAAGAAGAACTCGAACTATCTACGAATCGCGAGAAAGATTTGGCAAGCAAGGCTCGTGAACAACAACATAG ATATTCGGATTTGGAATCTCGCATGAAGGACGAACTTATGAATGTGAAAATCAAATTCACAGAGCAAAGCCAAACTGTTGCCGAGCTAAAGCAGGAAATATCTCGTCTAGAGACCAAg AACTCTGAAATGCTGGCTGAAGGGGAACTACGCTCTAATCTCGACGAATCGGATAAAGTTCGTGATCTGCAGGACAGATTAGCTGATCTCAAAGCAGAG
- the LOC129944618 gene encoding ecotropic viral integration site 5 ortholog isoform X3, translating into MTLTTATQQESSKKMEVKSPENLPTSEMDLLAKLEAANKLIESDAKSLNSLHSTHSRKNSDTSQISINSSGNSVAEEDVWTTWATILNDWEGSLKKKTPCVRELVRRGIPHHFRPIVWQLLCGASEVDKKQYAEYIKATSACEKVIRRDIARTYPEHDFFKEKDGLGQEALFNVMKAYSLHDREVGYCQGSGFIVGLLLMQMPEEEAFAVLVQIMQQHRMRDMFKPSMSELGLCMYQLESLVQEQIPEMHIHFQQQAFQTTMYASSWFLTLYTTALNLNLSCRVMDVFLSEGMEFIFKVALALLTLGKETLLCLDMEAMLKFFQKELPGKVEADPETFFNLAYSMKINTKRMKKMEKEYSDLKKKEQEEMVELRRLRRENRLLKQRNELLEAESAELADKLVRGQVSRAEEEETSFAIQTELLQLRRNFLEVSHQLENANEEVRGLSLRLQENNVSIDSNNSRQNSIDELCMKEEALKQRDEMVSCLLEELVKVRQGLAESEDTIRNLKSKIEEIEDENQKLREITPDNSVAHLQDELIASKLREAEASLSLKDLKQRVQELSSQWQRQLQEHKAEHSTPPVDSTPKKLLTNFWDSTTKSHEMQKLEEDLMTTRIREMETLTELKELRLKVMELETQVQVSTNQLRRQDDEKKKLKEELELSTNREKDLASKAREQQHRYSDLESRMKDELMNVKIKFTEQSQTVAELKQEISRLETKNSEMLAEGELRSNLDESDKVRDLQDRLADLKAEYPTPITSPDSEPWKWIS; encoded by the exons ATGACCTTAACAACTGCTACTCAGCAAGAAAGTAGCAAAAAAATGGAAGTCAAAAGCCCCGAGAACTTACCCACCTCTGAAATGGATCTCCTTGCAAAATTAGAAGCTGCAAATAAACTTATCGAAAGTGATGCCAAAAGTTTAAATTCCTTACATTCTACGCATAGTCGCAAAAATTCCGATACAAGTCAAATAAGTATTAATTcaa GTGGAAATTCAGTTGCCGAAGAAGATGTATGGACTACATGGGCAACTATACTCAATGATTGGGAGGGAAGTCTTAAGAAAAAGACACCCTGCGTTCGAGAATTAGTTCGTCGTGGAATTCCACATCATTTTCGGCCAATTGTATGGCAACTATTGTGCGGTGCGAGTGAAGTTGATAAAAAGCAATATGCTGAGTATATTAAAGCAACATCAGCATGTGAGAAAGTGATCAGGCGGGATATTGCACGAACTTATCCCGAACATGATTTCTTCAAGGAGAAAGATGGCCTTGGACAGGAGGCTCTTTTTAACGTAATGAAAGCGTATTCACTGCATGATCGTGAAGTTGGCTATTGTCAAGGATCTGGATTTATTGTTGGATTGTTACTTATGCAG ATGCCCGAAGAAGAAGCATTTGCCGTTTTAGTTCAAATAATGCAACAGCATCGCATGCGTGACATGTTCAAGCCATCGATGTCTGAATTGGGACTTTGCATGTACCAATTAGAGAGTTTGGTACAAGAACAAATACCAGAAATGCATATTCATTTTCAGCAACAAGCATTCCAAACCACAATGTACGCATCAAGTTGGTTCCTCACTCTTTACACAACAGCACTGAACTTGAATTTAAGTTGCCGTGTGATGGATGTTTTCCTAAGCGAAggaatggaatttatttttaaagtagctCTAGCCTTGCTAACGTTAGGAAAAGAAACGCTTTTATGTTTGGATATGGAAGCAATGCTTAAA tttttccaaaaagaacTTCCTGGTAAGGTCGAAGCTGATCCGGAAACATTCTTTAATCTAGCGTATTCCATGAAGATCAATACAAAACGaatgaaaaaaatggaaaaagaatACTCTGACTTGAAGAAGAAAGAACAAGAAGAAATGGTTGAACTTCGACGGCTGCGACGTGAAAATCGTTTGCTTAAACAACGAAATGAATTACTTGAAGCTGAAAGTGCTGAATTGGCGGATAAACTTGTTCGAGGACAAGTATCACGTGCCGAGGAAGAAGAAACTAG TTTTGCTATCCAAACTGAACTACTTCAGTTGCGTCGAAATTTTCTCGAAGTTTCACATCAGTTGGAGAATGCTAATGAAGAAGTTCGTGGTTTAAGTTTGAGACTTCAGGAAAAC AATGTCTCCATTGATAGT AACAATTCCCGTCAAAATTCTATCGATGAACTTTGCATGAAAGAAGAAGCACTCAAACAACGCGATGAAATGGTATCTTGTCTTTTAGAAGAATTAGTCAAGGTACGTCAGGGTCTAGCCGAAAGTGAGGATACCATAcgtaatttaaaatcaaaaatcgaagaaatagaagacgaaaatcaaaaacttCGCGAAATAACTCCCGATAATTCTGTGGCGCATTTGCAAGATGAATTAATTGCAAGTAAATTGCGTGAAGCCGAAGCTAGTTTATCACTTAAGGATCTTAAACAACGTGTACAAGAACTGAGCTCGCAATGGCAACGGCAATTGCAAGAGCATAAAGCTGAACATAGTACACCACCAGTCGATTCGACACCAAAGAAACTACTCACAAATTTCTGGGATTCTACAACCAAATCGCATGAAATGCAAAAACTAGAAGAAGATCTTATGACTACCAGAATAAGAGAAATGGAAACTCTAACTGAACTTAAAGAGTTACGTTTAAAG GTAATGGAACTAGAAACTCAGGTGCAAGTTTCAACAAATCAACTTCGTCGACAAGACGATGAGAAAAAGAAACTCAAAGAAGAACTCGAACTATCTACGAATCGCGAGAAAGATTTGGCAAGCAAGGCTCGTGAACAACAACATAG ATATTCGGATTTGGAATCTCGCATGAAGGACGAACTTATGAATGTGAAAATCAAATTCACAGAGCAAAGCCAAACTGTTGCCGAGCTAAAGCAGGAAATATCTCGTCTAGAGACCAAg AACTCTGAAATGCTGGCTGAAGGGGAACTACGCTCTAATCTCGACGAATCGGATAAAGTTCGTGATCTGCAGGACAGATTAGCTGATCTCAAAGCAGAG tatcCCACGCCAATAACAAGCCCAGATTCTGAACCATGGAAGTGGATAAGCTAA
- the LOC129944618 gene encoding ecotropic viral integration site 5 ortholog isoform X4: MTLTTATQQESSKKMEVKSPENLPTSEMDLLAKLEAANKLIESDAKSLNSLHSTHSRKNSDTSQISINSSGNSVAEEDVWTTWATILNDWEGSLKKKTPCVRELVRRGIPHHFRPIVWQLLCGASEVDKKQYAEYIKATSACEKVIRRDIARTYPEHDFFKEKDGLGQEALFNVMKAYSLHDREVGYCQGSGFIVGLLLMQMPEEEAFAVLVQIMQQHRMRDMFKPSMSELGLCMYQLESLVQEQIPEMHIHFQQQAFQTTMYASSWFLTLYTTALNLNLSCRVMDVFLSEGMEFIFKVALALLTLGKETLLCLDMEAMLKFFQKELPGKVEADPETFFNLAYSMKINTKRMKKMEKEYSDLKKKEQEEMVELRRLRRENRLLKQRNELLEAESAELADKLVRGQVSRAEEEETSFAIQTELLQLRRNFLEVSHQLENANEEVRGLSLRLQENNNSRQNSIDELCMKEEALKQRDEMVSCLLEELVKVRQGLAESEDTIRNLKSKIEEIEDENQKLREITPDNSVAHLQDELIASKLREAEASLSLKDLKQRVQELSSQWQRQLQEHKAEHSTPPVDSTPKKLLTNFWDSTTKSHEMQKLEEDLMTTRIREMETLTELKELRLKVMELETQVQVSTNQLRRQDDEKKKLKEELELSTNREKDLASKAREQQHRYSDLESRMKDELMNVKIKFTEQSQTVAELKQEISRLETKNSEMLAEGELRSNLDESDKVRDLQDRLADLKAEYPTPITSPDSEPWKWIS, encoded by the exons ATGACCTTAACAACTGCTACTCAGCAAGAAAGTAGCAAAAAAATGGAAGTCAAAAGCCCCGAGAACTTACCCACCTCTGAAATGGATCTCCTTGCAAAATTAGAAGCTGCAAATAAACTTATCGAAAGTGATGCCAAAAGTTTAAATTCCTTACATTCTACGCATAGTCGCAAAAATTCCGATACAAGTCAAATAAGTATTAATTcaa GTGGAAATTCAGTTGCCGAAGAAGATGTATGGACTACATGGGCAACTATACTCAATGATTGGGAGGGAAGTCTTAAGAAAAAGACACCCTGCGTTCGAGAATTAGTTCGTCGTGGAATTCCACATCATTTTCGGCCAATTGTATGGCAACTATTGTGCGGTGCGAGTGAAGTTGATAAAAAGCAATATGCTGAGTATATTAAAGCAACATCAGCATGTGAGAAAGTGATCAGGCGGGATATTGCACGAACTTATCCCGAACATGATTTCTTCAAGGAGAAAGATGGCCTTGGACAGGAGGCTCTTTTTAACGTAATGAAAGCGTATTCACTGCATGATCGTGAAGTTGGCTATTGTCAAGGATCTGGATTTATTGTTGGATTGTTACTTATGCAG ATGCCCGAAGAAGAAGCATTTGCCGTTTTAGTTCAAATAATGCAACAGCATCGCATGCGTGACATGTTCAAGCCATCGATGTCTGAATTGGGACTTTGCATGTACCAATTAGAGAGTTTGGTACAAGAACAAATACCAGAAATGCATATTCATTTTCAGCAACAAGCATTCCAAACCACAATGTACGCATCAAGTTGGTTCCTCACTCTTTACACAACAGCACTGAACTTGAATTTAAGTTGCCGTGTGATGGATGTTTTCCTAAGCGAAggaatggaatttatttttaaagtagctCTAGCCTTGCTAACGTTAGGAAAAGAAACGCTTTTATGTTTGGATATGGAAGCAATGCTTAAA tttttccaaaaagaacTTCCTGGTAAGGTCGAAGCTGATCCGGAAACATTCTTTAATCTAGCGTATTCCATGAAGATCAATACAAAACGaatgaaaaaaatggaaaaagaatACTCTGACTTGAAGAAGAAAGAACAAGAAGAAATGGTTGAACTTCGACGGCTGCGACGTGAAAATCGTTTGCTTAAACAACGAAATGAATTACTTGAAGCTGAAAGTGCTGAATTGGCGGATAAACTTGTTCGAGGACAAGTATCACGTGCCGAGGAAGAAGAAACTAG TTTTGCTATCCAAACTGAACTACTTCAGTTGCGTCGAAATTTTCTCGAAGTTTCACATCAGTTGGAGAATGCTAATGAAGAAGTTCGTGGTTTAAGTTTGAGACTTCAGGAAAAC AACAATTCCCGTCAAAATTCTATCGATGAACTTTGCATGAAAGAAGAAGCACTCAAACAACGCGATGAAATGGTATCTTGTCTTTTAGAAGAATTAGTCAAGGTACGTCAGGGTCTAGCCGAAAGTGAGGATACCATAcgtaatttaaaatcaaaaatcgaagaaatagaagacgaaaatcaaaaacttCGCGAAATAACTCCCGATAATTCTGTGGCGCATTTGCAAGATGAATTAATTGCAAGTAAATTGCGTGAAGCCGAAGCTAGTTTATCACTTAAGGATCTTAAACAACGTGTACAAGAACTGAGCTCGCAATGGCAACGGCAATTGCAAGAGCATAAAGCTGAACATAGTACACCACCAGTCGATTCGACACCAAAGAAACTACTCACAAATTTCTGGGATTCTACAACCAAATCGCATGAAATGCAAAAACTAGAAGAAGATCTTATGACTACCAGAATAAGAGAAATGGAAACTCTAACTGAACTTAAAGAGTTACGTTTAAAG GTAATGGAACTAGAAACTCAGGTGCAAGTTTCAACAAATCAACTTCGTCGACAAGACGATGAGAAAAAGAAACTCAAAGAAGAACTCGAACTATCTACGAATCGCGAGAAAGATTTGGCAAGCAAGGCTCGTGAACAACAACATAG ATATTCGGATTTGGAATCTCGCATGAAGGACGAACTTATGAATGTGAAAATCAAATTCACAGAGCAAAGCCAAACTGTTGCCGAGCTAAAGCAGGAAATATCTCGTCTAGAGACCAAg AACTCTGAAATGCTGGCTGAAGGGGAACTACGCTCTAATCTCGACGAATCGGATAAAGTTCGTGATCTGCAGGACAGATTAGCTGATCTCAAAGCAGAG tatcCCACGCCAATAACAAGCCCAGATTCTGAACCATGGAAGTGGATAAGCTAA